The Streptomyces sp. CC0208 genome window below encodes:
- a CDS encoding glycerophosphodiester phosphodiesterase family protein encodes MPHRPAVCAHRGGSERAAAATWEAYEDALRSGAEYVEFDIRRTADGVLVVHHDARVGPDGPPLAGIPYAELSERAGHPVPVVDDVMSLIAGRMVGHLDLKETGYERELIDRAVALLGEDGFVATTLEDRSVAAVTRAFPRVRTALSLGRDGKEIARSRLAGVRLSELLPMRRVRACGASGVAVHQRLARANVLREASRHDLFTMVWTVNDDTLMRAFLGHPRVDVLITDRPRRAVALRGEPHEVRSPGYSSH; translated from the coding sequence ATGCCACACCGTCCCGCCGTCTGCGCCCACCGGGGCGGATCCGAGCGTGCCGCCGCCGCGACCTGGGAGGCCTACGAGGACGCGCTCCGGTCCGGGGCGGAGTACGTCGAGTTCGACATCCGGCGTACGGCGGACGGGGTCCTCGTCGTCCACCACGACGCCCGGGTGGGGCCGGACGGGCCGCCGCTGGCCGGGATCCCGTATGCCGAGCTCAGCGAGCGCGCCGGACATCCCGTGCCGGTCGTCGACGACGTCATGTCCCTGATCGCGGGGCGGATGGTGGGCCACCTGGACCTGAAGGAGACCGGCTACGAGCGCGAGCTGATCGACCGGGCGGTGGCCCTGCTCGGTGAGGACGGCTTCGTCGCCACCACCCTGGAGGACCGTTCCGTCGCGGCCGTCACGCGGGCCTTCCCGAGGGTGCGCACCGCGCTGTCGCTGGGGCGGGACGGCAAGGAGATCGCCCGCTCCCGGCTGGCCGGGGTCCGGCTCAGCGAGCTCCTGCCGATGCGCCGGGTGCGCGCCTGCGGTGCGAGCGGGGTGGCCGTGCACCAGCGGCTGGCCCGCGCCAACGTGCTCCGGGAGGCGTCCCGCCACGACCTGTTCACCATGGTCTGGACGGTCAACGACGACACCCTGATGCGGGCCTTCCTCGGCCACCCCCGGGTGGACGTCCTGATCACCGACCGGCCGAGGCGGGCCGTCGCGCTGCGCGGGGAACCGCACGAGGTGCGTTCGCCGGGGTACTCGTCCCACTGA
- a CDS encoding OsmC family protein — protein MATTRSAHTVWEGNLLEGSGVVNFDSSGAIEAQPVTWASRSQDANGKTSPEELIAAAHSSCFSMALSHALDGAGTPPTKLVTSADVSFQPGEGITGIHLTVEGTVPGLDEDGFLAAATDAKANCPVSQALKAVPITLDAKLA, from the coding sequence GTGGCTACCACGCGCTCCGCACACACCGTCTGGGAAGGCAACCTCCTCGAGGGGAGCGGTGTCGTCAACTTCGACTCCTCCGGTGCCATCGAGGCACAGCCGGTCACGTGGGCCTCGCGCTCCCAGGACGCCAACGGCAAGACCAGCCCCGAGGAGCTGATCGCCGCCGCGCACTCCAGCTGCTTCTCGATGGCGCTGTCGCACGCCCTGGACGGCGCGGGCACCCCGCCCACCAAGCTCGTCACCTCGGCCGACGTCTCCTTCCAGCCGGGTGAGGGCATCACCGGCATCCACCTCACCGTCGAGGGCACCGTGCCGGGCCTCGACGAGGACGGCTTCCTCGCCGCCGCCACCGACGCCAAGGCCAACTGCCCCGTCAGCCAGGCCCTGAAGGCCGTACCGATCACGCTGGACGCGAAGCTGGCCTGA
- a CDS encoding phage holin family protein: MRGVGARRWRRVASQVGRSVTVWAVSTLTMLVLAGILPDFRLQSPTGDSATRIAVTAAFGAGAFGVLSAVVWPLLVRLFLLVPTLVLGLLVFFLNGALLLLALRLNPAERGDAAPETAVVVAAVMSAVASATGGALAVRDDEAYRRRLYRLADRRRRGGPLGPATPGTVFLQLDGVGHDVLLAAVGKGLMPTIARWIGHSDTPGRAVRPTHRLTSWRTDWSSQTGASQLGILHGSNHDVPAFRWYEKDRGEVMVCNRPTSAVELQHRAVEQAGHGGLLTVDGASRGNLFSGGAEEQALVLSIATRRRSRETRSRAGYFAYFSDPANAVRTALSFFAEVGREIGQSTRARTRKERPRVGRGGLYPLVRAFATVVERDVVVAAVMGDMLAGRTAVYADLVAYDEVAHHSGPTSRDAAKVLERLDRSLALIENVAEHAPRPYRIVVLSDHGQSPGETFRARYGLTLGDLVRAGCGLPVPRRAERTHSGAEARAAVRAALRRPGKEKREEYRPARGSEPIVLASGNLGLVSFPDVHHRMTKEELDARHPALLTTLANHPGIGFLLVRSEEHGGVVLGPFGTEIPLDQLDENPGPLADFGPGAADVVRRTHSFPHTADIMVNSWYDPAEGEVLAFEEQIGSHGGLGGAQGKPFLLSPLALSAPPEGLVGAERVHDVLRGWLDEAGGPQVPVTEREEKAA, translated from the coding sequence GTGCGGGGCGTGGGTGCGCGGCGTTGGCGACGGGTGGCCAGTCAGGTCGGGCGGAGCGTCACGGTATGGGCCGTCTCCACCCTGACGATGCTGGTGCTGGCGGGCATCCTGCCGGACTTCCGGCTCCAGTCCCCGACCGGTGACAGCGCGACCCGGATCGCGGTCACGGCGGCCTTCGGCGCCGGCGCCTTCGGTGTGCTCTCGGCCGTGGTGTGGCCGCTGCTCGTCCGGCTGTTCCTGCTCGTCCCGACCCTCGTGCTCGGGCTGCTCGTCTTCTTCCTCAACGGAGCGCTGCTGCTGCTCGCCCTGCGCCTGAACCCCGCCGAGCGCGGCGACGCCGCCCCGGAGACCGCGGTCGTGGTCGCCGCCGTGATGTCCGCGGTCGCCTCCGCCACCGGTGGTGCCCTCGCGGTGCGCGACGACGAGGCCTACCGGCGCCGCCTGTACCGTCTCGCCGACCGCCGCCGCAGGGGCGGCCCCCTGGGCCCGGCCACCCCCGGCACGGTCTTCCTCCAGCTCGACGGAGTCGGTCACGACGTCCTGCTGGCCGCCGTCGGCAAGGGCCTGATGCCCACGATCGCCCGCTGGATCGGGCACAGCGACACCCCCGGCCGTGCCGTGCGCCCCACCCACCGGCTCACCTCCTGGCGCACCGACTGGTCCAGCCAGACCGGCGCCAGCCAGCTCGGCATCCTGCACGGCAGCAACCACGACGTCCCCGCCTTCCGCTGGTACGAGAAGGACCGCGGCGAGGTGATGGTCTGCAACCGCCCGACCAGCGCCGTCGAACTCCAGCACCGGGCCGTGGAGCAGGCGGGACACGGCGGACTGCTCACCGTCGACGGCGCCAGCCGCGGCAACCTCTTCTCCGGCGGCGCCGAGGAACAGGCCCTCGTCCTGTCCATCGCCACCCGCCGCCGCAGCCGCGAGACCCGCTCCCGGGCCGGCTACTTCGCCTACTTCTCCGACCCCGCCAACGCCGTGCGCACCGCCCTGTCCTTCTTCGCCGAGGTCGGCCGGGAGATCGGCCAGTCGACCCGGGCCCGGACCCGCAAGGAGCGCCCCCGGGTGGGCCGCGGCGGCCTGTACCCCCTCGTCCGGGCCTTCGCGACCGTCGTGGAGCGCGATGTCGTGGTCGCCGCCGTCATGGGCGACATGCTCGCGGGCCGTACGGCCGTCTACGCCGACCTCGTCGCCTACGACGAGGTCGCCCACCACTCCGGGCCCACCAGCCGCGACGCCGCGAAGGTCCTGGAGCGCCTGGACCGCTCGCTCGCGCTGATCGAGAACGTCGCCGAGCACGCCCCGCGCCCGTACCGGATCGTCGTCCTCTCCGACCACGGCCAGAGCCCCGGCGAGACCTTCCGCGCCCGCTACGGCCTCACCCTCGGCGACCTGGTCCGGGCGGGCTGCGGGCTGCCCGTGCCGCGCAGGGCCGAGCGCACCCACAGCGGGGCCGAGGCCCGCGCCGCCGTCCGGGCCGCGCTGCGTCGGCCGGGCAAGGAGAAGCGCGAGGAGTACCGGCCCGCCCGTGGGTCCGAGCCGATCGTGCTGGCCTCCGGCAACCTCGGCCTTGTCTCCTTCCCCGACGTGCACCACCGGATGACCAAGGAGGAGCTGGACGCGCGGCACCCGGCCCTGCTGACCACCCTCGCCAACCATCCCGGCATCGGCTTCCTCCTGGTGCGCAGCGAGGAGCACGGCGGGGTGGTCCTCGGACCGTTCGGCACGGAGATCCCGCTGGATCAACTGGACGAGAATCCGGGGCCGTTGGCCGACTTCGGGCCCGGCGCGGCGGATGTCGTACGGCGTACGCACTCCTTTCCGCACACCGCCGACATCATGGTCAACTCCTGGTACGACCCCGCGGAGGGGGAGGTGCTGGCCTTCGAGGAGCAGATCGGGTCGCACGGTGGTCTTGGCGGGGCCCAGGGGAAGCCGTTCCTGTTGTCGCCGCTCGCCCTGTCCGCGCCGCCGGAGGGGCTGGTCGGGGCGGAGCGGGTTCACGATGTGCTGCGGGGGTGGCTCGATGAGGCGGGGGGTCCTCAAGTGCCGGTGACTGAGCGGGAGGAGAAGGCCGCGTAG
- a CDS encoding MoxR family ATPase has translation MQAAVTVSPSKIPDLLLGLATVRPVFVWGAPGIGKSSLVRAFAASLGLECVSLIGTQLAPEDLIGVPQIRDGRSVFCPPRSIARDEPYCLFLDELNAATPDVQKAFYSLILDRRIGDYELPKGSIVIGAGNRATDNALARPIASALVNRLTHVHLEASAKDWLVWAAENGIHPWILDHLTDRPDHLWSKPPKTEEPFSTPRSWHMLSDALHSFGRDLDEETLKVLAHGTLTPRHATAFCGYVKIVRSRFGIEAIIKGDARWPNRLEDRDLLYYLAESFRGRLVKELPVSKEHMSANGRQTAYRAKSLLVQLAEISVEVAQTVIASDADGNPVLPSWFLVEAARDMPRLVEARR, from the coding sequence TTGCAGGCTGCCGTCACCGTGTCGCCCTCCAAGATCCCCGACCTCCTCCTCGGCCTCGCCACCGTGCGGCCCGTCTTTGTCTGGGGCGCCCCCGGCATCGGCAAGTCCTCCCTCGTCAGGGCGTTCGCCGCGTCGCTGGGACTGGAGTGCGTGAGCCTGATCGGTACGCAGCTCGCTCCCGAGGACCTGATCGGAGTGCCGCAGATCCGGGACGGGCGGTCGGTGTTCTGCCCGCCCCGGTCCATCGCCCGTGACGAGCCGTACTGCCTGTTCCTGGACGAGCTGAACGCGGCCACGCCGGATGTGCAGAAGGCGTTCTACTCGCTGATCCTGGACCGCCGTATCGGGGACTACGAACTCCCCAAGGGGTCCATCGTCATCGGCGCCGGAAACCGGGCCACCGACAACGCGCTGGCCCGGCCCATCGCCTCCGCCCTCGTCAACCGTCTCACCCACGTCCACCTGGAGGCGTCCGCGAAGGACTGGCTGGTCTGGGCCGCCGAGAACGGCATCCACCCCTGGATCCTCGACCACCTCACCGACCGGCCCGACCACCTGTGGTCCAAGCCGCCGAAGACCGAGGAGCCCTTCTCCACGCCCCGCTCCTGGCACATGCTCTCCGACGCGCTGCACTCCTTCGGCCGGGACCTCGACGAGGAGACCCTGAAGGTGCTCGCGCACGGCACGCTGACGCCCCGGCACGCCACCGCGTTCTGCGGCTACGTCAAGATCGTGCGCAGCCGGTTCGGCATCGAGGCGATCATCAAGGGCGACGCTCGCTGGCCCAACCGGCTGGAGGACCGCGACCTGCTCTACTACCTCGCCGAGTCCTTCCGCGGCCGCCTGGTCAAGGAACTCCCGGTCAGCAAGGAGCACATGTCGGCGAACGGCCGGCAGACCGCGTACCGCGCCAAGTCGCTGCTGGTCCAACTCGCCGAGATCTCCGTCGAGGTCGCGCAGACCGTCATCGCCTCCGACGCCGACGGCAACCCGGTGCTGCCCTCCTGGTTCCTCGTCGAGGCCGCCCGGGACATGCCCCGCCTGGTGGAGGCGCGGCGGTGA